In Vitis riparia cultivar Riparia Gloire de Montpellier isolate 1030 chromosome 19, EGFV_Vit.rip_1.0, whole genome shotgun sequence, the following proteins share a genomic window:
- the LOC117909680 gene encoding stigma-specific STIG1-like protein 1, which translates to MALVHSNTASSPTVNKEEEEDHDEHDASGDAQEYDDDDDDLVVRSSDSAGGRLLLGKKSSTHGLTCNKFPKICRLKGSPGSHCCKKKCVNLSGDRQNCGKCGRKCKYSHICCKGKCVNPSVSKRHCGGCNNRCNTGGFCVFGLCNYA; encoded by the coding sequence ATGGCACTGGTGCATAGCAACACTGCATCTTCACCTACTGTGaacaaagaggaagaagaagatcatGATGAACATGATGCTTCTGGCGATGCCCAAGagtatgatgatgatgatgatgatttggtCGTTAGATCTTCCGACTCTGCCGGCGGGCGGTTGTTGCTTGGCAAGAAGAGCAGTACTCATGGGTTAACCTGCAACAAGTTTCCAAAGATTTGCCGCCTTAAGGGAAGTCCAGGAAGCCATTGCTGCAAGAAGAAGTGTGTTAACTTGTCAGGTGACAGACAAAATTGTGGCAAGTGTGGGAGGAAGTGCAAGTATAGCCACATTTGCTGCAAAGGGAAGTGTGTGAATCCGTCTGTGAGCAAGAGGCATTGTGGTGGATGTAACAATCGGTGCAACACTGGGGGGTTCTGTGTTTTTGGCCTTTGCAACTATGCTTAG
- the LOC117908128 gene encoding stigma-specific STIG1-like protein 1 — translation MELLKVFALLVLILMTLLHSSIASSPLLEEEEDDLDVSGDDQEDFGDDFVLRSSDDSPGRFMLGRKNSLVLLTCNKFPRICLLNGGPRRHCCQKKCVNLLGDRLNCGKCGRKCKYGYICCRGKCVNPSVSKKHCGRCNQGCNSGGFCAFGLCNYA, via the coding sequence ATGGAGCTCCTAAAGGTGTTTGCACTACTTGTTCTAATTCTCATGACACTGCTGCATAGTAGCATTGCATCTTCACCTCTTctggaggaagaagaagatgaccTTGATGTTTCTGGTGATGACCAAGAGGACTTTGGTGATGATTTTGTTCTTAGATCTTCTGATGACTCTCCTGGACGGTTCATGCTTGGCAGGAAGAACAGTCTTGTACTGTTAACCTGCAACAAGTTTCCCAGGATTTGCCTTCTTAATGGAGGTCCTAGACGCCATTGCTGCCAGAAGAAGTGTGTTAACTTGCTAGGTGATAGGCTCAATTGTGGCAAGTGTGGGAGGAAGTGCAAATATGGTTACATTTGCTGCAGAGGGAAGTGTGTGAATCCATCTGTGAGCAAGAAGCATTGTGGTAGGTGTAACCAAGGATGTAACAGTGGGGGGTTCTGTGCTTTTGGCCTTTGTAACTATGCTTAG
- the LOC117909657 gene encoding stigma-specific STIG1-like protein 1: protein MALVHSNTASSPTVNKEEEEDHDEHDASGDAQEYDDDDDDDLVVRSSDSAGGRLLLGKKSSTHGLTCNKFPKICRLKGSPGSHCCKKKCVNLSGDRQNCGKCGRKCKYGYICCKGKCVNPSVSKRHCGGCNNRCNTGGFCVFGLCNYA from the coding sequence ATGGCACTGGTGCATAGCAACACTGCATCTTCACCTACTGTGaacaaagaggaagaagaagatcatGATGAACATGATGCTTCTGGCGATGCCCAAGagtatgatgatgatgatgatgatgatttggtCGTTAGATCTTCCGACTCTGCCGGCGGGCGGTTGTTGCTTGGCAAGAAGAGCAGTACTCATGGGTTAACCTGCAACAAGTTTCCAAAGATTTGCCGCCTTAAGGGAAGTCCAGGAAGCCATTGCTGCAAGAAGAAGTGTGTTAACTTGTCAGGTGACAGACAAAATTGTGGCAAGTGTGGGAGGAAGTGCAAGTATGGCTACATTTGCTGCAAAGGGAAGTGTGTGAATCCGTCTGTGAGCAAGAGGCATTGTGGTGGATGTAACAATCGGTGCAACACTGGGGGGTTCTGTGTTTTTGGCCTTTGCAACTATGCTTAG